The following nucleotide sequence is from Psilocybe cubensis strain MGC-MH-2018 chromosome 13, whole genome shotgun sequence.
CGTCGCCGTGATGGTTCCCTTTTctccatcgtcgtcgtcaatGGACACGTCCAGAGCCATTGCCTCCTCCGCAACGTCCTCTCGAATAAACACTCCCATCGAGCCTGCCTTGCTTGACAGTGGCATACGCAGCGCACACCCACCGCGgatctttctttgtttcaaCTCGCGAATTTTCTGCTGCTCGAGCCGCCGCTGACGTTCAATGGGATCAAGTTCCTCTTCGCTGCTGCTTTCAGGCTCGGGAGACATAGCGGCGAAGCGAGCTAGGATGGGGTCGAGAATGGTGCGCCGGGAGCGCTTGACGAAGCGTTGGAGGTCTGAAAGTGAAGAGGGACGTTGAGTCTGCGAGGGCTGGGCACGTGAAGCTATCTCGTCGCGCTTGCACTGTGCCAGGGTGCGCAGGGGACCAGTGTCTGTAGGTTGAGTTCGGTCGGTTGATCGTTCGATGAAATTTTGAAGGATTGCGAGGAATGGAAACGTACCAGACTTTTCAAATACTGCCCAGTCGATGTCTTTTGGCAGGGTGAGCCTGCAGCTGGCCTGTTCACTCAGCCTAAATGCATTGTCGTCGAGCTACCAGAAAAATGATTTTAAGTAACGATACGATCTACGGACAGTAGTGGGCGCACTTCGTTGCTGAGATTAGAAAGGAAGTGAGAAGGCCTTTGGACTATATCGACTTTGAGCCGTTGGAGTCTCTCTATATCTGCTCGTTGTTGAGCAAGCAACGTCCTCTGGGTACTAATAAACACTTCTAGTGCCTGCAATCTGCATTCAAACGATAAGCATGGGTAATGTACGATGACCAGTGGGTGCTACGCACGTCTGCGCGTGATTCTGTTCGTCCATAGTAACTTATCTGTATTTTCCAGATGAGAGACAGGAAGGGGAGGAATGAGAATCATTGAAGCAGTTGGAGTACCACGGGTGTGTATATAAGATTTTTTTGAGTTCAGGAATAACCCTCTTTCGGATATCCAATTTCAGTGCCGCCAACTTTTCTCACGCACGGGGAGCTTGTTTATATTTGTCCCTTGCCTCTGCCTTCCATCATCTGTATTGTCTGGCTCACTGCCAATTTATGCAAAGTGCTGAGTACAGGACTACAATAGTGCAGATCCCAGTGCTTTGAGGCTCGAGTCATAGTCTCGCTCAACGGGGTAACCTTCTCCTCCAGGTGCATTGGGCGTTTCAACTGTGTCAGCAACTCAGCGTCATACTTTGTTCATACTTCTCCTGTTCACTCAGACCAGTGTTGTATGGTTACGATTTCAGGCGTCTCATACAACTTCACCACAGGAGAGCCACCGTCGACAGTCGCAGGGCACCGCGTCAAATTAGACTAGCACGGAATTTTGCGCCCTGATATTCCATTGTCGAAATCCGACTCTCCGAGGGACAGTGTGAAGGGGAGTTCGGATGCTTTCATGGGGCATATCCATCTGTCTTGCGTCGAGGGACCCTTTCGCAATGCCGGCGGCTCATTCTCCTATCCCTGATGCGTTGTTGGTGCAGCGTAGGGACACTTTGTTGTAAGGGTGCCGCCAAGAAACCGCATTTGACTTAGtgcgatttttttttgcgccCTAGTTTCTTGGGTTTCGAGTTTCAGTCCCTCAAACTCGACCAAATGATTTCGCttgttctttgttctttCTACTTTTTGTTCACCTTGGACCTTGGGTACTGAGGGGAACATTCGTTGTTACACAACCGTTCCCTCCACACCTCACTTCAGGCCTGCCCTCAGCCTTATGAATAGTCTCATATCCACCAAATCTGCTCAGCTACTAGCTACCAATGGTAGGCATCAGTTAGAATGAAGGGCATCTTGTCAGGGAAGCTACTCATCTTTCGAGACAAACTCGTTTCCTCTCACGCTACCGGTCGCGATTCACGTCAAACGTTTAACAAAGTATGTTACATGCTCGATTTGCGGCCATTTCACCTATCTGTgtctttccattccattcagAGTATGTTGAATTTAATTTGGAAGGATTGGTACAATGCTAATTTTTCTGATCGTTTAGGTATCGAGGTCTCTTAACATGGCTTGATTTCCAACCATCTTGTGGTCATTCTGTTTAAGTATGCGGCGTCTGATTCAAATGCCAGTGCCGCAGGTACCATATGCGCCTTCCGAGATACATTGCTGTTCTTCGGAGCTCGTTTTGCTTTTCCATCGATAACTATATTCCAGTTTCGACCAATGAAGTATGTATTCTCTTGATTGTCGGCGGTGCTATGTGGGATGTATTAATCTTTGTTGAAGggctcttccatttcaaccCCTAGGCTCTCCACTTTGGAGGTGGCGTCATACAATTAATGGTGGTGCATCTGCAAATATTGTGTTACAAGCATCCGTATCTAAATGTGTCCATATTATGCGGAACATCTCAATATCCGAACACTCTATCAATCAGCTGGCTATCGAtgtctgttctgttctgttctgtgcCTCCTGGCCAGCATTATCTCCAAAGCTCGCTGGGGTCTAGCATGGAGCGTCACCTGCAACATTGGACGGATCTTTACGGTGCCTGATATGAATGCGAGATACTGCGACGTCAAGGCACTCAGACCTTGGACAACCGCTGAGCCGCTATCTTGCTAACCTACTCCGTTCGATTTAATGCGATCGCTCTTAAAACCGAAATGTTGAAGAAATAATCTGCTATCACAGTGGCGCAGGGGGAGGCTGTTACTGCGGACTTCCGTTCTCTCCTGCCCAACTATTCACTCTGAAAACTAGGGTTTGATCTCCTTTTTTGACTCGCGATATAGTCATATATTCTGCCAGGTTATTTAGCCGCCGATTTATCTGCTACCCATGACAGAAAGTGACTTGAACAGTGCATCAATAGGGCGAAAGGTTCGACCTCTTGCAACTGCTAAGATACAACTAGGACTACCTTGAAGTGTACTGTAATGCTGCCTTCGTTTTCTCCGAATCGTGTTCTATCTCATCACGCTATATAGACTGACTACAATGTTGGTTTTTGTCCGGCTTCCACGACTCTCAATATTCCGAATATTCCGAAGAAGTCGATGACATGAGTCAACGGCAATGTGACGCCTGAAATTACCCATGTTTATCGCATAAAAGGAGTATGGGAATCAGTTAAAGTTTGTTCTACCAGTGCCAGTGCGATCTCTTTTGGTCGGATGACAACAAGCTGATTTAATTTTCTCATTGTTTCGCAGATATGTTTTGAACGCTCCAATGGAATTGAGGGTGCGAGTCCATTGTCCGGAGTTACGTTAATTGTTTAGTGTCATTGCAAgctgttgatgttgaatgTTGAGCGCCGATCGGGAAAGGGTGATCAGGCGCTTCGCTTGCACCTTGTAGCTACAGCAACTCGCAGTCGGTGTCATACATAGAAGGTAGGCTTAAAGAAGCGGAAGGCTGCCAAGGTCCAACGTGCCCTTTGTTTTTCCATCTTGCCGAAAAATTTCAGGATGTCGCAGGAGCGCGGCGCAAACTTCGGGCAAGTCCTATACATAATCAAAAAATTGATTTCTCATTATAGTCAGATTTTTTGGAAGCAGTATATCTGTCGAATTATATTTTACCAGTCGGGGTTTTCAAACGATGAAAGTATACACTATTTTTGCAGGCTTAGAGCTACTGCCCGGAGCCATTGATGGGATTTAGTATGACTGATTTGTGTTTTGGCACCCGGAGCAGCCACAAGCTATACGATCACTTCACGCTGCGCTGATTGCTCGATGCTGATGCGCTTCCTTCGCAAGTGTCGATGCAGATGTATACACAAAAGGGTATTTTGCTGTCAGCTATCGAAGATACAACGATATCCGCGCCAAATGTCGCCATGTTCCCGTTCCGGAATATATACCCACCTTGGTCATCTGTGCCGAGCCACATTCGCGGGGTTTGGATCTGCGGCATATGCCATCGATATCGTGCTTATCTCCCCAAGTACATGCCTAGTTAAGCTTATCCAACGAACGTATGTcgtctcttcttctcctcttttGATATAGGTACTGAGAAAGCAAAAGTGTCTAGTTCATCCGAGTCTAGGCCCAAGCCACTTCGTGCTCTGAATCGTATATACATAGGCCCTAAAGCTCACCGATTCGTTTTTATCTCCCTTGCCCTTCCCTATCCGGCTTGCCTTTCgctctttatcttcacttTTACAGTTCCCGATTGTGCACAGAATGCGCTATACCCGAACACGAGCACAAGCACGAGCACGCTGGGTGGCATAAGGATGTTTTACACGGGCTAGGGTAAGTAATTTATTCCAATTCGACAGCTTCAGCCTCCTTTGGAGCGAAGGCATACACACAGGTACTAATGCACTTGTAATAATAATAGATCTGGCACGTCTGACCAAGTAACGAGTCGAAACTCCTCGGATTTCATCAGTTTTTTAACTGttatttttgctttctttgaCCCCTTTTTGTTCTGTGCTGGGGTGTATCTGTGCGCGAAGTTTTCGCCCTTTGGAGACTCTCGCTCGGGCGCTTTCCGTCTCGTGATCTGGTGGTTTGGCATTTCCCTTTGATTTGACTCGCATTGTTTGCTATTCCTGCAGAGGAATAAAACAAACATGATTCTGTACAGGCTAACAGGGTACTTGGTGTATTCGCACTGCTCTGTAGGCATCATTTAATGGTCACAGCTCTTGTACGTGTTCATTACCTACCGTCTTATGCAACAAAAGACTATATTTTATAGACTTTTTGACAGAATATGGCAGCCTAACTTTCGTATATCCGTGACGTGAGTCCTACCTCGTAGTACATACACTCTCGCTCCCGTGCACGCTAGTTTATGGCATAATGTTGGCGGATCCACCATGCGATACAGTATGGGTGCGTCGACAGAAATAGTGCTGAAGCATGTCGCGATTTTTGTCATGGCAGGTATTTTAGGTTATTTCTGCTGTCTTGTGTGGAGACTTCTGGAGGCATGGCTTCAAATTCTAATATTGGAGGCTTTGAGATCGGTATCTATGTGAGGCTTACTATTACAAAGTGATAGGCAATGTTATATATGGATGTGATGCACTATGTTTGACTCACCGTTATCAGAACCTCCTTTATCTGTTTGTTTGGACCCCTGTGGTATTGACTACAGGCGATTGGCAATGGTAGTCTGTCGGAAAAAGGACAACAGGCTGCaaaacgccaacgccaacgccactTGAATCCTGAAATCTGGCGGGCCAATCAGAGTCTCTATGTCTCCAGGAACGTCGACTCCTGTCTTCACGGTGTTCTGTGTTACTCGGTTTCGGGCATGTTCGGTCGTGTTTTCAGTACTCCCCGTTGCTTTCTTTGACCTGTGAGCCCTTGCAGCATGGCATTCAGGCGGAAATGACCTTCCAGATGGACAGTATGAATGGCATTCCATTTTCCAATTTTCATTTAAATTGAAGCTTGAACCTTGACTGTTTGCAGTCGTATACGGTCCGAAATTTTGACAAAACGCCGTCGTCTTTTTCCTTTGGAACTTGACGCCTTGAGTCTTGAGAGCCCCATTCCATCTTGGCACAAATCCATACACAATTGTGGTTGACAGTGCGAGGTTCTCGGTGTTTTTATTCATCATATCATCATAAATCTCGGAGATTCCCAGAGCCCACAGTGAATACATTCACACCACATACCATGCCCAATTGCTGGTTGGAGACGGACAGCTGAGTGTATAGCCTTGTTTAGCCTTTGCGATTGAATTGATGATGTGCAAGGATCCTGAATACCTACGTTCTttattgttcttgttttCAGTGCTATTTATTCCGCACATCGGACGTTGTGAGCCGTGATTAGAAAGAGTCAGAAGACATATCTTGAATCGTTTTATCCGGATTCATTTTATGGTTACAATTTCTATCAGAAATCGTGTTTCTGATTGAATGATTACAGGGGTAAGAACTACAGGACATACTTGGGTTTACATTGCACTATGGAACCTGTTATAGACATCACGCGAAAAGGACAACTTTCTATTAATTTTGAAGTCCCTACATAGTAAGCTCGATAACGCGTCGTGTCAGCCGGGATATTTTGCCAAGGGCCTTTTCTGCGCCCACACGGCCACATTTCCGCCGGAGTACAAAACGCCCTGAGCTCCGGTTTGGAAGAAAGAAGCAGGGAAAATTTTACGCAGCTGTACTAGGACCTTAACAATTATAATGTTGACTTGGTGTAGGATACCCCCGCGTACAATGGCACAGGTGTCAATACCCCAATGGGATGAAGAACTTGCTGCATGATGGCCGACCTGGATAAATTTGGACTCAACTGCGGACGTTTTTTCGATCATGTGGCGCAATGTCACAGTTCAGAGCCGCTGCCATCAAGAAGAACATCCTCAAGGCCTCAAGGTGCAACCTTCCTTTCCCATTTACACTTGCTCCAGGTCTACTTTTCTCTCACATATGTTGCGCTCTATAAGGTTGGGTTCAGCAAGGCGAAACACACCCGGAGTAGCGCGTGGGCTTTTGGGGCCAATGGAGCCTGTCTTGCGACTGGTGGAGAAAAAATAATAGAGATGGAGCACATTAGGTTTATATACAGTTGTACAAGATGACGGAACATCAGTAACGCAGCAACATTGACCGCGAATAAGCTACGGTACCGCAGAAAATAGGCATCACAACACTTACGAGATAGAACCCCTCTTTCGAAATCGATGTTACACGAAAAATTACCAAATCTATATATATAACCACCGGAATTTCAAAtcattgataagataagattgtCACTTCCACGCGTCGTCACGGCACACAGTGCTGTCACTCTGAACGTGACTCGGTGTCGGTCGCATCTTTGGTGGTCAATTTTGCGGCCTGAACTCTCGTCGCCGTCCCGTCTGGCTTTGGCCCACGTCCCCATTCGACACATAGTAAATGCAGCAAGAAGTAATCGAATTATTCTTttcggacgacgaagatcGACGGGACGATGAAGATCCTTACTTGGATAGAAGGGCTCTTTTGGAACCAGTAGTTGGACGCGTTGTGGATGCTTTGGGAGGTCGGGAAGGTGGGGTCTATGTGATGGGTGATCAAGTGAGCGGGTGCTTGAAAGATTTGAAGAAACTATGGAGAAAGGACGATACTGACGACGAACGCACGGTCGCTCGACTCTTCTGGGAGATGCGTGTCCTTCCCAATGATCTTGTCCCCATCTTACTTGAAACGGCAGGGAAAGGCTTGGTTGAGGACAAGAGGGCGATATCATGCATTGACCTAATTACCGCGATGACATGGCCTATCGATATGGCAGAGGAGCTGAAAGAACTTGACGAGGAACTCGACAAAGGCACGGATTATACTGCCCTCCTTCAAAGCCACCTTCACTACAAGGCCGCTCTACTACAACCAGGCGTGATACAAGCGGTATTTGGAATCATACTTCCTCCTTTAGCCAAGGGGATCAGGGAGAGAGTGGAGCGAGATGGTCAGGTCATCAACGTTGCTCTACACCTAATTCGAAATCTCGCTTTCATCAAGGACTTGCCATCTAACTCGCATTTGAGTTCCGACCAGGCAGAATTCTCCAACCTTCAGTCCAAACTTATCCGGTCTCTCTCTGAAACTCACATTATTGATCTGATCCTGACAATTGCTGCAAACACCGACAACGATCCTCTTTTCAATAGCTGGAACACCCTCGTTTTAGAAATACTTTATCTTCTTTTCCGAGGGGTCAAACCAAACACTTTGGCCGTCGATCACTTGAAGGTAACGTCTTTTATGAAATCAATCCTCAGACCTTGTTGATATCTCCTTCCAGCAATCAAAGGACAACCTTCAGCGTCTTCTTGCGCTCGAAGACCGAACGCGTCGCGACCTCAGCCGTAAAGCTACGTCTCGCCATTCGCGTTTTGGAACAACCATTTCTGTCAAGCTCAATCCTGATAAGCAAACAGCAAGACTTGCCGACGGTAATGCGGCTGATGCTCAGCCAACTGCTTCAACATCGCGCTCCATGGTTTTGCATCGACAGCAAGCTATCTACAACGATTCTGGGACAGTTCTAGATATGGCTAAACGACAGAAGAACAAAAGGCTCAACAAGGCAGACGACCTTGGCGTAGAGACCGTTCTTTCCATGGAGGCTAGGGTCATTTTGCAGGAATTAGCTACTGAATTCTTGGGCTCGTGTTTCAATCGTAAGTTATGCTTGCCACCTTATTGACACCGTCATATTGAAATATTATAGCTTTCCTTTCCACTCTCTTAAAGGATATTCGCTCTGAAAGGCCGAAGATTACGGAGAAGGATAATCTCCGACTACTCTATGTGACCAAATGGTTCCTGGAATTTTTCCTCTTCATGCGCTCCAAAGAAAAGCACGATAAGGCTGCTGAAGATAAATGGAACTTTGGCCTCGTTGCCGAGGTTACAGAGCGGTCATGGATCATATGGGTACTGAAACGCATGCGAGAGGCAGTAGAAGAAAAGGTACTTTGCCAATTTGTCGATCTCTGTCATGTTAAGCTGACAAACAACGTTTAGCCCAAGCTATGGAACGAACTTCAAGCGGGAATAGAGTGTTTGAcccaactcctcctcctcatcgacaAGATGTCCTCTTCGGAGATAACTGACCCCACACTGCAAGAAGCCGCGGAAGTTTTACAACAGCAGCTCGTGTACAACGGGGAGGTACTAGATATTGCGTTAGAAAGTCTGAAGTCATACAAACCAGGGACGCAATCACTTGCCTATCTCGACTCCAGTGTTTATTTGGCTTACGCGTTGCTCCGGATGCTCGAGAGATGgggcaaagaaaaaggaaatgagACGTATGTACGACAGAAAGTTACAAAGAAAAGGCGCAAGAAAGGTAATATTCAACTTTTTATCCGCGTTCTCGTTGCTGATGATCCTCACAGGCATCACGGAGGAAGATGGCATTCcagatgttgaagaagaagaggaggtagTGGACGATGTCATCACAGAAACATTGTTCACGTTTGAAGTATTCGAAGCAGTATGAAACCTCTCTTTTCTCCTTCATCTCTTTCCTAACGATCTATTCCTTAGAAATTTGCGCAATCGGAAATCACCCATACACTTTTGACGTATTTGGAGCGTTATCGTgaattttcttcttcagaaaacATGAGGCGAGTGGTCAGCTTGCTCCACAGACAAGCCATCAAAGCCAAGGCGGAAGGGCTTTTTTTCAAGGTCCGTGATGCGCGCTTGTTTTGACCCTTCGACGAATGTTGAAAAATCAAATGTGGATACCGTTTGTATGTAGGTCTCAACTTTGGACCTCTTCAAGACAATCCTTGCAGATCAGAAGTCCCTGCCACGAGAGCAGCCCTACAAAGACCTCATAAACCTTGTTAATTTCATCTTGCGTCAGTTCTTCAAAGCATTGGAAAAAGATCCGTTTTTAGCTGTTGAGGTACGATCTATCAGCCGCCTGTCACTCCAAGTCATCAGACTCACCTAACTCGTTTTGCTATCTGCAGGCGTTCTTCCCGAAGAATCGCGGAAATTGGAAGCAATATTCCAGCTGGGAACCAGAAGAGAAATCgaagaaatcaaagaacGTTGTAGACGATAAACGTTTCCCACCTGACGTGGTAGTGAAGAAAGGTTTTTCCTGGAGCGACCAGCTTGGAATCGCCATTTCCGTTCTTGTTGAAGCGGGCGAGGCTGACCTGGTGAAATGGACCACACAGGTTTGCTATTTTTTTCGAACCAGAAATTCGTCTCGAAGCTGAATGCAAATACAGATACTATCTCTGGTTATTTCTCGACGACATCGTATCGTTGAAGAGACAGATAACAAGGGTGACGATAACGCGACTGTTGAACATGACGACGTTGATTCCTCGGCACAACGGCATAAGCCACCTTCGGACGAGGCGTTGGCTAAATTTACAGACTATTGTGAGAACATGCAGTGGTTGTGATGCATCGTTTCTCGTCGTACTGACTTAATTTTACTGTCCAGTAATTCCGTATACCAGCGACGAACAAGCCGATGCGGCCACCAATAACCCTAATTTGAAGCTGTTATTTCGGTTGTCTAAATTTTACATTCTCGACCAAGGTAAGGAAACTTTTTCCAGGCTTGTCGAATACAATCGACTCATTTCCGCCTACAATAGACTCCGATGAACTGGAGTGGTATATACCCTCAACGATAGAAACAGACGAACTGCAAAGAATCCACAACGTGATCAATCAATTCCTGGACACACCGTTCGATCTTGATGGGAAGAAGGCTTCTGAACTCCTGCAGAAGAAGCGACGGCGCAGGAGGCGGCGATCCCCGTCACCCGATTCAGACAATGCGGCAGTGCTTTCAGGTGACGAGCGCCGAAGTAAGAAAcgaaaggagaagaaaatgaaggaaaaggagcAATATAAATCGGCGCAGTTCATCGAGGACAGTGACGAGGAGTATGGAAATATGGAGGCATTCctagaaaaagagaaactcCAGCGTCAGAAGGCGGTTTTAGCTGCAGAGGCTGAGGGTCTCAATCGGCCACCGACAATGAAAGCTTCGGGAACCAAGAAACGCCGTAGGAAAAACATGGAGGGCTCAAAGGCCAAGAAACGGAAAGGGGATGTATCCTCTGCCCGCAGCTCGGGCGCCGACAATTCGGATGACAGTGAGGTGGAGGTAGTCTCGATCACCCACACACAACCTAGCAGCTCTGTAGGGAACCAGACCCCGA
It contains:
- a CDS encoding Topoisomerase 1-associated factor 1 gives rise to the protein MQQEVIELFFSDDEDRRDDEDPYLDRRALLEPVVGRVVDALGGREGGVYVMGDQVSGCLKDLKKLWRKDDTDDERTVARLFWEMRVLPNDLVPILLETAGKGLVEDKRAISCIDLITAMTWPIDMAEELKELDEELDKGTDYTALLQSHLHYKAALLQPGVIQAVFGIILPPLAKGIRERVERDGQVINVALHLIRNLAFIKDLPSNSHLSSDQAEFSNLQSKLIRSLSETHIIDLILTIAANTDNDPLFNSWNTLVLEILYLLFRGVKPNTLAVDHLKQSKDNLQRLLALEDRTRRDLSRKATSRHSRFGTTISVKLNPDKQTARLADGNAADAQPTASTSRSMVLHRQQAIYNDSGTVLDMAKRQKNKRLNKADDLGVETVLSMEARVILQELATEFLGSCFNPFLSTLLKDIRSERPKITEKDNLRLLYVTKWFLEFFLFMRSKEKHDKAAEDKWNFGLVAEVTERSWIIWVLKRMREAVEEKPKLWNELQAGIECLTQLLLLIDKMSSSEITDPTLQEAAEVLQQQLVYNGEVLDIALESLKSYKPGTQSLAYLDSSVYLAYALLRMLERWGKEKGNETYVRQKVTKKRRKKGITEEDGIPDVEEEEEVVDDVITETLFTFEVFEAKFAQSEITHTLLTYLERYREFSSSENMRRVVSLLHRQAIKAKAEGLFFKVSTLDLFKTILADQKSLPREQPYKDLINLVNFILRQFFKALEKDPFLAVEAFFPKNRGNWKQYSSWEPEEKSKKSKNVVDDKRFPPDVVVKKGFSWSDQLGIAISVLVEAGEADLVKWTTQILSLVISRRHRIVEETDNKGDDNATVEHDDVDSSAQRHKPPSDEALAKFTDYLIPYTSDEQADAATNNPNLKLLFRLSKFYILDQDSDELEWYIPSTIETDELQRIHNVINQFLDTPFDLDGKKASELLQKKRRRRRRRSPSPDSDNAAVLSGDERRSKKRKEKKMKEKEQYKSAQFIEDSDEEYGNMEAFLEKEKLQRQKAVLAAEAEGLNRPPTMKASGTKKRRRKNMEGSKAKKRKGDVSSARSSGADNSDDSEVEVVSITHTQPSSSVGNQTPKKTPRIRPRPRPKRLESVLPGSSPIAMSDHDNLPSSPSREQNVEPETLAGRSIRYTKRLILSDDED
- a CDS encoding ZZ-type zinc finger-containing protein 3 — encoded protein: MDEQNHAQTLQALEVFISTQRTLLAQQRADIERLQRLKVDIVQRPSHFLSNLSNELDDNAFRLSEQASCRLTLPKDIDWAVFEKSGTFPFLAILQNFIERSTDRTQPTDTGPLRTLAQCKRDEIASRAQPSQTQRPSSLSDLQRFVKRSRRTILDPILARFAAMSPEPESSSEEELDPIERQRRLEQQKIRELKQRKIRGGCALRMPLSSKAGSMGVFIREDVAEEAMALDVSIDDDDGEKGTITATPQFDVEMDASDGEVPLPPPMGKQLPIPPKIKKVSSSSASTRVHRGGKKNLPPPPVFDDDDDDDDISPFAPLPDNPPAPRKKTKPKALAKTKRKKNDFEDGSEDDDYYGADPAEEIKTKSKARGNGKPKPETYKQAWSESEQNLLEQLLEQIPEGEKFRWQKISRAMGGRRTPRQVASRVQKYFEKLKKFGLMIDGD